Proteins encoded by one window of Methanobacterium alcaliphilum:
- a CDS encoding TetR/AcrR family transcriptional regulator: MAISDRKKREKNQRRQSIIAAAEKLFFTKGYETVSLNDIAKELHLGRSTLYLYFENKEELLFAIVLRGALILHKMVHDEVKNAGTAFEKLDSFRKAYYDFAQEYPDYLKYYNYLFSGRFDLDSINQTEYKIESIAQSKYYEEYKKLLEGNLGPNFPIPKFSAGEYLDKIVILRSELLNILCNALEQGKSEGTVRSDVNSAEATVLLTLIANSIDNLPPDLKLLLEKQQIGHEQFLMDVGQFIGYMVSNRKK; encoded by the coding sequence ATGGCAATTTCAGATAGAAAGAAAAGAGAAAAAAATCAGAGAAGACAATCAATTATTGCTGCTGCTGAAAAACTCTTTTTCACCAAAGGTTATGAAACTGTTTCTTTAAATGATATTGCTAAAGAACTGCATTTGGGCAGATCTACACTTTATTTGTATTTTGAAAATAAAGAAGAACTTCTTTTTGCTATTGTTCTTCGAGGGGCATTGATCTTACATAAAATGGTTCATGATGAAGTTAAAAATGCAGGTACTGCTTTTGAAAAACTTGATTCATTTAGAAAAGCTTATTATGATTTTGCTCAAGAATATCCTGATTATCTTAAATATTATAATTATTTATTTTCTGGAAGATTTGATCTGGATAGTATTAATCAAACTGAATACAAAATTGAATCCATAGCTCAAAGTAAGTATTACGAAGAATATAAAAAACTTTTAGAAGGCAATTTGGGCCCTAATTTCCCTATTCCAAAATTTTCGGCAGGAGAATATTTGGATAAAATTGTTATTTTACGTAGTGAATTGCTTAATATTTTATGTAATGCTCTCGAACAGGGTAAATCTGAGGGGACTGTTCGTTCTGACGTAAACTCTGCTGAAGCTACAGTTTTACTTACATTAATTGCTAATAGTATTGATAATTTACCTCCGGATCTTAAACTTTTACTAGAAAAGCAGCAAATAGGGCATGAACAATTTTTAATGGATGTAGGACAGTTTATTGGATATATGGTAAGTAATAGAAAGAAATAA
- the mcrD gene encoding methyl-coenzyme M reductase operon protein D codes for MDIEVFPNRILGADTTEKILRDLDKIEGIKRTVLQGQRLPPAEMGHPDRRTITVKGQEIDLQVKTGRILMEIEDESVIDKIKAVCEPHLPFGFHVYVGKFIRHEKTVTDKIKYGDDLDSLPDEMVGLTDQNAQLSERATIIKK; via the coding sequence ATGGATATTGAAGTATTTCCAAATAGGATTTTAGGTGCAGATACAACTGAGAAAATTTTAAGAGATTTAGATAAAATTGAAGGGATTAAAAGAACAGTTTTGCAAGGCCAAAGACTTCCACCTGCAGAAATGGGACATCCAGATCGTAGAACAATTACTGTAAAAGGTCAAGAAATTGATTTACAAGTTAAAACAGGTCGAATTCTCATGGAAATTGAGGATGAATCGGTTATTGATAAGATCAAAGCAGTATGTGAACCTCATCTCCCTTTTGGTTTTCATGTTTATGTTGGAAAATTCATTCGTCATGAAAAGACAGTAACTGATAAAATTAAATATGGTGATGATTTGGACTCACTACCTGATGAAATGGTAGGTTTAACTGATCAAAACGCTCAATTAAGTGAAAGAGCAACGATTATCAAGAAATAA
- a CDS encoding DHA2 family efflux MFS transporter permease subunit encodes MSESNQNLQQTAYDNRFIILGIVLMGILMSVLDGYMVSIALPTITSQLHVNVTESQWIVSGYLVVMTGLFIFFGKISEFIGKTKLFFIGWLIFTISSLACGVSTGITELILFRLIQALGASMVAGVSGAILFHTFPPNEIGRAMGYFGAVVALGSLIGPGLGGFITSSFGWEYIFLINVPIGIFLLISAIKFMKIPEIIEKHVEIDWLGAGLFVVSIVSLMLLCGEIAQNITFNGLWVLYGLIFAIGILAFIFQEKRSKNPMLDIKIFKNKKFTLPILSALFLAISVNMAIFIGPFYFQGVMGYNPLKVGLLFMFVPLSMMFAAPLGGKLYDKYHWKYAASVGAFIAAIAFALLAYAYWIENLSLIAVSFLLWGLGYGLFSSPNTTEAMIALPREKTAIASSVATTARSLGGALGVSLATVLLVIGLNTTNFNGSIIFTSSLALTNSIAVIMVVSGFLGLITTLTSALRNTGSVDELNIQKQETDISLELSKEKGLDD; translated from the coding sequence ATGTCTGAAAGTAATCAAAATTTGCAACAAACTGCATATGATAATAGGTTTATCATTTTGGGCATTGTTCTTATGGGTATATTGATGTCTGTTCTAGATGGTTACATGGTGAGTATAGCTCTTCCTACAATAACATCACAGCTCCATGTTAATGTAACGGAGTCTCAATGGATTGTAAGTGGGTATCTTGTAGTAATGACTGGATTATTCATTTTCTTCGGAAAAATCAGTGAATTCATTGGAAAAACCAAATTATTTTTCATAGGATGGTTGATTTTCACAATAAGTTCATTAGCTTGTGGTGTTTCTACTGGAATCACTGAATTAATACTCTTTAGGCTTATTCAAGCATTAGGTGCTTCTATGGTTGCTGGTGTTTCAGGGGCTATATTATTTCATACATTCCCTCCAAATGAAATTGGAAGGGCAATGGGGTATTTTGGAGCAGTTGTTGCATTAGGATCCTTGATTGGTCCGGGATTAGGTGGATTTATTACAAGCTCCTTCGGATGGGAATATATATTTCTAATAAATGTTCCAATTGGTATTTTCCTTTTAATAAGCGCTATTAAATTCATGAAAATTCCAGAGATAATAGAAAAACATGTAGAAATTGATTGGTTAGGCGCTGGTTTATTTGTAGTTAGTATTGTTTCATTGATGTTGTTATGTGGTGAAATAGCTCAAAACATAACTTTTAATGGTCTATGGGTATTGTACGGTCTAATTTTTGCAATAGGAATTTTGGCTTTTATATTTCAAGAAAAAAGATCAAAAAATCCTATGTTGGATATTAAAATATTTAAGAATAAGAAATTTACATTGCCTATACTAAGTGCACTATTTTTAGCAATTTCTGTGAATATGGCTATTTTCATAGGTCCATTTTATTTCCAGGGTGTTATGGGGTACAATCCTTTGAAGGTGGGTTTGTTATTCATGTTTGTACCATTATCCATGATGTTTGCTGCACCATTAGGTGGAAAATTATATGATAAATATCACTGGAAATATGCTGCCAGTGTAGGGGCTTTTATAGCAGCAATAGCTTTCGCATTGTTAGCATATGCCTATTGGATTGAAAACTTGAGTTTAATAGCTGTTTCTTTTTTACTTTGGGGTTTAGGTTATGGTCTTTTTTCAAGTCCAAATACCACAGAAGCAATGATCGCTCTTCCTAGGGAAAAAACGGCAATAGCCTCAAGTGTCGCTACCACTGCTAGAAGTTTAGGGGGAGCATTAGGTGTATCCCTAGCCACAGTTCTATTAGTAATAGGTTTAAACACCACAAATTTCAATGGATCGATTATATTTACAAGTAGTTTGGCATTAACAAATTCAATTGCTGTAATAATGGTTGTATCTGGATTTTTGGGATTAATAACCACTTTAACTTCCGCACTTAGAAATACTGGCTCTGTTGATGAACTAAATATTCAAAAACAAGAAACTGATATTTCGCTGGAATTATCTAAAGAGAAGGGATTAGATGATTAA
- a CDS encoding TetR/AcrR family transcriptional regulator: MAISKRREREKAERRKDIIDAAEKLFFSNNYDNVSMNDIAEDVELSKATLYLYFDSKESLFFVIVLRGVKILNSMVHAAVDNVSTGIEKIMAYLTAYHEFMVDYPDYLRIYNYFHSGRFNLREIINKQYLNDFVEQVGYSTVAPGAFPVSSDISQGMHSEFATEIIQRSQKLFEILKLSIEIGIADESIRSDVNSVEAAALLTLFIDSMIKIRPDILKSLEFYGINQSKFNEDSEEFIKRMLTN; encoded by the coding sequence ATGGCTATTTCAAAGAGAAGAGAAAGAGAAAAAGCTGAGAGGCGAAAAGATATTATTGATGCTGCAGAAAAGCTTTTTTTCTCAAATAATTATGATAATGTTTCAATGAATGACATTGCTGAAGATGTTGAACTAAGTAAAGCAACTCTTTACCTTTACTTTGATAGTAAAGAATCTCTTTTTTTTGTAATTGTTTTACGTGGCGTAAAAATTTTGAATTCTATGGTCCATGCGGCTGTTGATAATGTTTCTACTGGAATTGAAAAAATAATGGCTTATTTGACGGCTTATCATGAATTTATGGTTGACTATCCTGATTATTTAAGAATATATAATTATTTTCACTCAGGCAGATTCAATTTAAGAGAAATAATAAATAAACAATATTTAAATGATTTTGTTGAACAAGTGGGTTATTCCACGGTAGCACCTGGTGCTTTTCCTGTTTCTAGTGATATTTCTCAAGGAATGCATAGTGAATTTGCAACTGAAATTATTCAAAGAAGTCAAAAATTATTTGAAATACTTAAATTATCTATTGAAATCGGTATTGCTGATGAATCGATTAGATCGGATGTTAATTCAGTTGAAGCTGCTGCATTACTAACCCTTTTTATTGATAGTATGATAAAAATACGTCCGGATATTTTAAAATCTCTTGAATTTTATGGTATTAATCAGAGTAAATTTAATGAGGACTCTGAAGAATTTATTAAACGCATGTTAACTAATTAA
- a CDS encoding DUF1894 domain-containing protein, with product MSFCLETYLQQSDDYDIHMKMAGFKDCAQFIEKKSPEVIHIKPGEKIMGARIIGVPPIPIGVNKEKGTVMMPYTKPCYGTAVVEFPVEKEEVEKIRAVSI from the coding sequence ATGTCTTTTTGTTTAGAAACTTATCTCCAGCAGTCTGATGATTATGATATTCATATGAAAATGGCTGGTTTTAAAGACTGCGCCCAGTTCATAGAAAAAAAAAGCCCGGAAGTAATTCATATCAAACCGGGGGAAAAAATTATGGGTGCTCGAATAATTGGAGTTCCACCAATCCCCATTGGGGTAAACAAAGAAAAAGGAACAGTTATGATGCCTTATACAAAACCGTGTTATGGGACGGCTGTTGTGGAATTTCCTGTTGAAAAAGAAGAAGTGGAAAAGATTAGAGCAGTTTCTATTTAA
- a CDS encoding DUF1890 domain-containing protein, which yields MKKALILLGCPESPAQTPMAVYAAYKLSNMDYDVTIASNPAAMRLLDVSDPEEKYVKSKVDLESCLENLSEGDFDLLLGFVHRDAAVAFFVTFYHILNTKSIALIFEKDPILLDDFEKQVKDNTDAQLVSARAYHNPTPLKVRFDKALSNLEA from the coding sequence ATGAAAAAAGCCTTAATATTATTGGGATGTCCTGAATCTCCTGCTCAAACACCTATGGCCGTATATGCAGCATATAAACTTTCAAATATGGATTATGATGTCACTATTGCCAGCAACCCCGCGGCAATGAGACTCCTGGATGTTTCAGATCCAGAAGAAAAATATGTGAAAAGTAAAGTGGATCTGGAATCATGTTTGGAAAATTTATCTGAAGGAGATTTTGATCTTTTATTAGGATTTGTACATAGAGATGCAGCTGTTGCATTTTTTGTAACATTTTACCACATTCTTAACACTAAATCAATAGCTTTGATATTTGAAAAAGACCCCATTCTTTTAGATGATTTTGAAAAACAGGTTAAAGATAATACAGATGCTCAACTTGTGTCTGCTAGAGCTTATCATAATCCCACTCCCCTTAAAGTTAGATTTGATAAAGCTCTGAGTAATTTGGAGGCATAA
- a CDS encoding GNAT family N-acetyltransferase, whose protein sequence is MSNLIIRTAKESDFIDISKLAKKCSPMATERDSIYHIFTKFFQNTVFVIERNDKKMIGFLLGFISQVDSEEAYIHLLCVDPFYRKKGLAMDLLNKFFNVVGDKGCKRVSLITKPINQNAIEFYEKLGFKRSNNIKTVNLGGILAIKDYNGFGNHMVVFEKNISLK, encoded by the coding sequence ATGAGTAATCTGATTATTAGAACTGCAAAAGAAAGTGATTTCATCGATATTTCTAAATTAGCAAAAAAATGTAGCCCCATGGCCACAGAACGTGATTCTATATATCATATTTTCACTAAATTCTTTCAAAATACTGTTTTTGTCATAGAAAGAAATGACAAAAAAATGATTGGTTTTTTGTTAGGATTTATATCACAGGTAGATTCTGAAGAAGCATATATTCATTTATTATGTGTTGACCCTTTTTACAGAAAAAAAGGCCTAGCAATGGATCTTCTTAATAAATTTTTTAATGTGGTGGGGGATAAGGGATGTAAAAGAGTTTCTTTAATTACTAAACCAATAAACCAGAATGCGATAGAATTTTATGAAAAATTAGGATTTAAACGGTCTAATAATATTAAAACCGTTAATTTGGGCGGTATTTTGGCTATAAAAGATTATAATGGATTTGGTAATCACATGGTTGTTTTTGAGAAGAACATTTCACTTAAATAA
- a CDS encoding DUF354 domain-containing protein — translation MKIWIDITNAPHVRFFKNIIEYFQDQGEDLIVTARKFGDIHNLMDVFGFDFISIGKHGVTLDQKLEESTLRAHELSKLIIKEKVDVALSKHSIELPRVTFGLGIPSVYVLDNEHALAANKLTLPLCDRIVMPKVIDMWDLLKMGADPNKIIPYNGTSEIIHFKNFEFNYDIFKDLGLKLKKQKTILMRPEPSLASYLDADCRESVLTPIVETLKEYANILILPRFKEQADIFKDYKNVTIIKPPVDTSSLMKCCDLMIGAGGTMNREAAILGTPVISCYPGKPLSVDKFYIDQGLMLRSTNNEEIINTALKLLVNNDETGPIKTDDLFEIIIDNVYQAAQEK, via the coding sequence TTGAAAATTTGGATTGATATAACCAATGCTCCTCATGTGAGGTTCTTTAAAAATATAATAGAATATTTTCAAGATCAGGGTGAGGATTTAATAGTCACCGCCCGAAAATTTGGGGATATCCATAATCTTATGGATGTTTTTGGTTTCGATTTTATTTCTATTGGAAAACACGGAGTAACTTTAGATCAAAAATTAGAAGAAAGTACTTTGAGGGCTCATGAACTTTCAAAATTAATAATTAAAGAAAAAGTGGATGTGGCGTTATCCAAACATTCAATTGAACTTCCGAGGGTTACTTTTGGATTAGGAATACCCAGTGTTTATGTTTTAGATAATGAACATGCATTAGCTGCTAATAAACTCACACTACCTTTATGTGATCGAATTGTAATGCCTAAAGTTATTGATATGTGGGATTTACTAAAGATGGGGGCAGATCCAAATAAGATCATTCCGTATAATGGAACTTCAGAGATTATTCATTTTAAGAATTTTGAATTTAATTATGACATATTTAAGGATTTAGGGCTAAAGCTTAAAAAGCAAAAAACAATTTTAATGAGGCCAGAACCTTCTCTAGCTTCATATCTGGATGCTGACTGCAGGGAATCGGTTTTAACCCCCATAGTTGAAACTTTGAAAGAGTATGCTAATATATTAATTTTACCTCGTTTCAAGGAACAAGCAGATATTTTTAAGGATTATAAAAATGTCACAATTATTAAGCCACCGGTGGACACATCCAGCTTAATGAAGTGCTGTGATTTAATGATAGGTGCTGGAGGTACCATGAATCGGGAAGCTGCTATTTTAGGAACTCCAGTAATTTCATGTTACCCTGGAAAACCTCTCTCAGTAGATAAGTTTTATATTGATCAGGGATTAATGTTAAGATCTACTAATAATGAGGAGATTATTAACACTGCTTTAAAACTGCTTGTCAATAATGATGAAACTGGCCCAATTAAAACAGATGATCTTTTTGAGATTATAATTGACAATGTTTATCAAGCAGCTCAGGAAAAGTAG
- the hypB gene encoding hydrogenase nickel incorporation protein HypB gives MHKIAEVEIQHDIMVANRKLAKKNQKILDKSNVFAVDVLGAIGSGKTSLIENLIQKLDYPVAVIAGDVISKFDAGRFEKYNVPVVGLNTGKECHLDAHLVEHAFHDMPLDEVDVLFIENVGNLICPVDFDLGAHMRMVVISVSEGDDTVEKHPLIFKEADLVVINKVDIADAVGADQDKMVADVLKLNPDVQVIKTSLKTGKGFKEIINALEKARNE, from the coding sequence ATGCATAAAATAGCTGAAGTAGAAATACAGCACGATATTATGGTGGCTAATCGAAAACTAGCCAAAAAGAATCAGAAAATACTCGACAAATCCAATGTTTTCGCTGTAGATGTATTAGGGGCAATTGGATCAGGAAAGACATCCTTAATTGAAAATTTAATCCAGAAATTAGATTATCCTGTGGCAGTAATCGCAGGTGATGTTATTAGTAAATTCGACGCTGGAAGATTTGAAAAGTACAATGTGCCTGTTGTTGGCCTAAACACTGGAAAAGAGTGCCATCTCGATGCGCACCTGGTAGAACATGCATTCCATGACATGCCTCTAGATGAGGTTGATGTTTTATTTATTGAAAATGTGGGAAACCTTATATGCCCAGTGGACTTTGATTTAGGTGCCCATATGAGAATGGTTGTTATCAGTGTCAGCGAAGGAGATGACACAGTCGAAAAACACCCCTTAATCTTTAAAGAAGCAGATTTAGTAGTAATTAATAAGGTGGATATTGCTGATGCTGTAGGTGCGGATCAAGATAAAATGGTGGCGGATGTTTTAAAATTAAATCCTGATGTTCAGGTAATAAAAACCAGCTTAAAAACTGGAAAAGGATTTAAAGAGATAATTAATGCTCTAGAAAAGGCCCGCAATGAATAA
- the hypA gene encoding hydrogenase maturation nickel metallochaperone HypA, producing MHELSMADAIVKTVIEAAEKNDAIEVLEVTIEVGQMTLLNPEQIKFMVGVLSEDTILEGAKFHMEEVPIEIDCECGYKGKIGADDLDHYTPVLNCPECDERNFDIIAGRECNVKNIKIEKRDEDA from the coding sequence ATGCATGAACTATCCATGGCCGATGCCATTGTAAAAACAGTTATAGAGGCAGCAGAAAAAAATGATGCCATTGAAGTACTGGAAGTAACAATTGAAGTTGGGCAAATGACTTTACTAAACCCGGAACAAATAAAGTTCATGGTAGGGGTTTTAAGTGAAGATACTATTTTAGAAGGGGCAAAATTTCACATGGAAGAAGTTCCAATTGAAATAGATTGTGAATGTGGATATAAAGGAAAAATAGGGGCAGATGATCTTGACCACTATACTCCTGTTCTAAACTGCCCTGAATGTGATGAAAGAAATTTTGATATTATTGCTGGAAGAGAATGCAATGTTAAGAACATAAAAATCGAGAAGAGGGACGAAGATGCATAA
- a CDS encoding ribose-phosphate diphosphokinase: MIIGGSASQKLAAKVANQLDDYLCPIETRKFPDGERYVRIKGELEDEIVVVQSTGYPQDENIMELFFILKTLKSLGADNIKVVIPYFGYGRQEKRFNSGESISAEIMANMLEFAGASELYCVNLHEKSMADFFNIPVTNLSAMGSIAEYVGVMLDDPVIIAPDKGALGHAQEVADILKCPCDHMEKTRLSPDTVETRVKNLDVDGRQAVIIDDIISTGGTIVNASNILQDYGAESVTVTCVHPVLVDDAILKIFATGVSDVLSTDTLTSQVSSISVAPLIAKALK; this comes from the coding sequence TTGATAATTGGTGGTTCAGCATCTCAAAAATTAGCAGCAAAAGTTGCAAATCAACTTGATGATTATCTTTGCCCTATAGAAACTCGAAAATTTCCTGATGGAGAAAGATATGTTCGAATTAAAGGAGAACTAGAAGATGAAATAGTGGTGGTTCAGTCAACCGGTTATCCTCAAGACGAAAACATCATGGAACTTTTTTTTATACTTAAGACTCTCAAAAGTTTAGGTGCAGATAATATTAAAGTAGTTATACCCTACTTTGGCTATGGTCGTCAAGAAAAACGTTTTAATAGTGGAGAATCAATTTCTGCAGAAATTATGGCAAACATGCTTGAGTTTGCTGGAGCAAGTGAATTGTACTGTGTTAATTTACATGAAAAAAGTATGGCTGACTTTTTTAATATTCCAGTTACTAACTTATCTGCTATGGGAAGTATAGCAGAATACGTTGGTGTTATGCTGGATGATCCAGTAATTATTGCTCCAGATAAAGGTGCCTTAGGTCATGCCCAGGAAGTTGCAGATATATTAAAATGTCCCTGTGATCATATGGAAAAAACCCGTCTCTCACCAGATACCGTGGAAACCAGGGTTAAAAATCTGGATGTTGACGGAAGACAAGCAGTTATTATCGATGATATAATAAGTACCGGTGGGACAATTGTTAATGCATCTAATATCTTACAGGACTATGGTGCAGAAAGCGTGACTGTAACTTGTGTCCATCCTGTACTTGTTGATGATGCAATTTTAAAGATTTTTGCCACAGGGGTTAGTGATGTTCTCTCTACAGATACCTTAACTTCACAAGTTAGTTCTATTTCAGTGGCACCACTAATTGCTAAAGCCCTTAAATAG
- the lonB gene encoding ATP-dependent protease LonB, whose protein sequence is MTTTIEAAKPKKSVAYETSKDIEVPKMLIDQLIGQEEAVETVKKAAKQRRNILLIGEPGVGKSMLARAMAELLPPEELQDILVYPNMEDSNNPLIGVVPSGEGKKIVTNHKNKSKGQEEKKNLFMMLIISFILIIGFMLAQYLAAIIAAGIVFLALQQMRPRTSIMVPKLLVNNESNKFAPFVDATGAHAGALLGDVRHDPYQSGGLGTPAHERVESGMIHRSHNGVLYIDEIGTMKMRTQQELLTAMQEKMYSITGQSETSSGAMVRSQAVPCDFVLVASGNIQVLKGMHIALRSRIRGYGYEVFMKDSMQDTPKNREKLVQFVAQEVEKDGRIPHFSKEAVDEIIREAQRRSGKKESLTLKLRDLGGLVRAAGDIAKGEAAELVTMDHVVNAKKLARTLEQQIADRYIVQRKKYSVFKSEGGEIGRVNGLAIIGDRSGIILPIAAEAAPAQSKEEGRIIATGKLGEIAKEAVQNVSALIKKYTGTDISSYDIHIQFLQAYDGVEGDSASVSVATAVISALEEIPIDQSVALTGSLSIRGDVLPVGGVTGKIEAAAEAGIKKVLIPKSNMNDVMIEKHYEDKIEVIPVENLGDVIKHALVGKGKNSLVDKMQKISEMVPKNILKNPTTH, encoded by the coding sequence ATGACAACCACCATTGAAGCAGCTAAACCAAAAAAATCAGTTGCTTATGAAACCTCAAAAGATATTGAGGTACCTAAAATGCTAATTGACCAACTTATTGGTCAAGAAGAAGCTGTAGAAACAGTTAAGAAGGCAGCTAAACAGCGCCGGAACATTCTATTAATCGGAGAACCTGGTGTGGGTAAATCTATGTTAGCCCGGGCTATGGCCGAATTACTCCCTCCCGAAGAATTACAAGACATTCTAGTTTATCCCAATATGGAAGATTCCAATAATCCTTTAATTGGAGTTGTTCCATCTGGAGAAGGTAAAAAAATAGTAACGAATCATAAAAATAAGTCTAAGGGTCAAGAAGAGAAGAAGAACTTGTTTATGATGCTCATTATTTCATTTATCCTCATAATAGGATTCATGCTCGCACAATATTTAGCAGCAATTATTGCTGCAGGAATAGTATTCCTGGCATTACAACAAATGAGGCCTAGAACATCAATAATGGTTCCAAAATTACTGGTCAATAATGAAAGTAATAAATTTGCCCCATTTGTAGATGCTACAGGAGCTCATGCCGGTGCATTACTGGGAGATGTAAGGCACGATCCTTATCAATCCGGTGGTCTTGGAACTCCTGCCCATGAGCGAGTAGAATCTGGAATGATTCACAGATCTCACAATGGTGTTCTTTACATTGACGAGATAGGAACCATGAAAATGAGAACTCAGCAGGAGTTACTCACAGCCATGCAGGAGAAAATGTATTCCATTACTGGTCAAAGTGAGACCAGCAGTGGAGCTATGGTCCGTTCACAAGCAGTTCCATGTGACTTCGTTTTGGTAGCTTCTGGTAATATCCAGGTACTTAAAGGAATGCACATAGCACTTCGGTCCAGGATTAGAGGTTATGGTTATGAAGTATTCATGAAGGATTCCATGCAGGATACACCTAAAAATCGAGAAAAACTCGTTCAATTTGTTGCTCAGGAAGTTGAAAAAGATGGTAGAATACCTCACTTCAGCAAAGAAGCGGTAGATGAAATCATCCGAGAAGCACAGAGAAGATCCGGTAAGAAAGAATCATTGACTTTAAAATTGAGGGATCTGGGTGGCCTGGTGCGAGCTGCTGGAGACATCGCTAAAGGTGAAGCTGCAGAATTGGTTACTATGGATCACGTGGTTAATGCTAAAAAACTTGCAAGAACTTTAGAACAACAAATCGCTGATAGATACATTGTTCAAAGGAAAAAATATAGTGTATTCAAATCCGAAGGCGGTGAAATTGGTCGTGTAAATGGATTAGCAATAATTGGTGATCGTAGTGGAATTATACTACCTATCGCTGCTGAAGCAGCACCTGCTCAAAGTAAAGAAGAAGGTAGGATAATTGCTACAGGTAAATTAGGAGAAATTGCTAAAGAAGCAGTTCAAAATGTAAGTGCCCTCATTAAAAAGTACACAGGAACTGATATATCTAGCTATGATATACATATACAGTTCTTACAGGCTTATGATGGAGTGGAAGGTGACAGTGCCAGCGTATCTGTGGCCACTGCAGTAATCTCCGCATTAGAAGAAATTCCAATTGATCAATCAGTTGCATTAACTGGTTCACTAAGTATTCGTGGTGATGTTTTACCTGTTGGAGGAGTAACTGGTAAAATTGAAGCAGCTGCAGAAGCGGGGATTAAAAAAGTGCTGATTCCAAAATCCAATATGAATGATGTAATGATTGAAAAACATTATGAGGATAAAATAGAAGTTATTCCTGTGGAAAACTTGGGTGATGTCATTAAACATGCACTTGTTGGCAAAGGAAAAAACAGCCTGGTTGATAAAATGCAAAAAATTAGTGAAATGGTTCCCAAAAACATTTTAAAGAACCCTACAACTCACTAA